One Mytilus trossulus isolate FHL-02 chromosome 5, PNRI_Mtr1.1.1.hap1, whole genome shotgun sequence DNA segment encodes these proteins:
- the LOC134718074 gene encoding uncharacterized protein LOC134718074: MSFASVTCDASIPVINYRPDLSEGASCENIIVFDLQISLGLDCDILQIAASHLHKTSQYSTYIQPSKSISTQISAVTGLIAKEACFFYNGDPVQILSQEAAFQNFTSWLEQHKPCVLAAYNCKTFDARRLLYSLSNFTCFEEFRQNVSGFVDTLPLFKTTYPDFPNHKQNTILKVCKSDYIAHNAIEDVEALRVLLGNISIDCKKFSFTIESMNLKIKFDNVNKVDQETFTTLITQKIISQRTADVMAKSGLKLNHLYYASEKEGEDGIRELLLEKRRDGSPRVTKNKSIITKLIDNFKRQ; encoded by the coding sequence ATGTCATTTGCCTCTGTCACTTGTGATGCAAGTATACCTGTGATTAACTATAGACCAGATTTATCAGAAGGTGCTAGTTGTGAAAATATCATTGTTTTCGACTTGCAGATTTCATTAGGCTTAGATTgtgatattttacaaattgcAGCATCACATTTACATAAAACGTCGCAGTACAGTACTTACATTCAGCCAAGTAAATCAATTTCAACACAGATTTCAGCTGTTACTGGTTTAATAGCAAAGGAGGCGTGCTTTTTTTATAATGGAGATCCTGTTCAAATACTGTCACAAGAAGCTGCATTTCAAAACTTTACCTCTTGGTTAGAACAGCATAAACCATGTGTCTTAGCAGCttataattgtaaaacatttgatGCTCGCCGATTACTGTACAGTCTGTCAAACTTTACCTGCTTCGAAGAATTTAGACAAAATGTTAGTGGTTTTGTGGATACTTTGCCATTGTTTAAAACGACCTACCCAGATTTTCCTaatcataaacaaaatacaattttaaaagtttgcaaAAGTGATTACATTGCGCATAATGCAATTGAGGATGTTGAGGCTCTTAGAGTTTTGTTAGGCAATATTTCTATTGACtgcaagaaattttcatttaccATTGAGagtatgaatttaaaaattaagtttGACAATGTTAATAAAGTAGATCAAGAGACTTTTACAACCTTAATTACTCAAAAAATCATATCACAGAGAACAGCTGATGTTATGGCCAAATCAGGCTTAAAATTAAACCACTTATATTATGCATCTGAAAAGGAAGGAGAAGACGGAATTCGGGAACTACTATTAGAAAAGAGACGAGATGGATCGCCCAGAGTAACAAAGAACAAATCGATAATTACgaaattaattgataatttcaaaagacaataa